One part of the Candidatus Zixiibacteriota bacterium genome encodes these proteins:
- a CDS encoding MATE family efflux transporter: MAELPQIHAGNHKIQITQGSIHKAFFKLAAPAVATMSVEFVLSITDMFFVGRIGGPEPVAILTSSMFVLWIVWSLMMILDIGVVAVISRYFGASEFDRASYVGTHSIGYAVITGLVITVVGIILAPLAFKVMESSPEVAAGGTSYLRIRFLASIPFVINEVIAATFRSTGDTKTPMIASFAVVGTNIILDPLLIFGIGPFPEMGTDGASLASVFAVLVGTVVILLFLRAGKLAIPLKLRLLSKFDYKLLIRITRIGFPLSMASVLFSMVYFILTRIANDFGDPAVAALGIGNRCESISYLLCFGASMATSAMIGQNLGANQPDRAEKAGWVSFMYGAIFTGIISILFFTIPHQISRFFMPEATVEPLVVNYLIILGVSQVFMAAEIILEGAFSGAGDTLPPTIIGVSWSLFRIPLAYFLCFTLDMGITGLWWAISGTSIIKGSMLIIWFKRGKWKLKQV; this comes from the coding sequence GTGGCTGAGCTTCCTCAGATTCACGCCGGAAACCATAAAATCCAGATTACACAGGGCTCGATTCATAAAGCCTTTTTCAAACTGGCCGCCCCGGCTGTTGCTACGATGTCGGTAGAATTTGTGCTGTCGATTACTGATATGTTTTTTGTCGGCAGGATTGGCGGTCCGGAACCGGTGGCGATATTGACCTCGAGCATGTTTGTGCTCTGGATCGTATGGTCTTTGATGATGATTCTGGATATCGGCGTGGTAGCGGTGATCTCGCGTTATTTCGGGGCCAGTGAATTTGACCGAGCCAGCTATGTCGGCACACACTCTATCGGTTATGCAGTCATTACAGGTTTAGTTATTACGGTGGTGGGCATAATTCTCGCACCGCTGGCTTTCAAGGTGATGGAATCCTCGCCCGAAGTTGCTGCCGGCGGGACCTCCTATCTGCGCATAAGATTTCTTGCCAGCATACCATTTGTCATTAATGAAGTTATCGCGGCAACGTTTAGATCTACCGGGGACACAAAAACTCCCATGATCGCATCTTTTGCTGTTGTCGGTACAAATATAATTCTGGACCCATTATTGATCTTCGGGATCGGACCGTTCCCGGAGATGGGTACCGATGGCGCTTCACTTGCTTCGGTTTTTGCAGTTCTGGTCGGTACGGTGGTGATCCTGCTGTTTCTGAGAGCGGGTAAGTTGGCAATTCCTTTAAAGCTCAGATTACTGAGCAAATTTGACTATAAGCTTCTGATCAGGATCACGCGTATCGGATTTCCGCTTTCGATGGCCAGCGTATTGTTCTCTATGGTATATTTTATTCTTACCAGGATAGCGAACGACTTTGGAGATCCCGCCGTAGCCGCGCTCGGAATAGGAAACCGCTGTGAGTCGATTTCATACCTGCTCTGCTTCGGGGCTTCGATGGCTACCAGCGCCATGATTGGCCAGAATCTGGGGGCAAATCAGCCGGATCGGGCTGAAAAAGCTGGATGGGTGTCATTTATGTACGGGGCAATATTTACCGGGATAATTTCGATACTCTTTTTTACAATACCTCATCAGATCAGCAGATTCTTCATGCCGGAGGCGACTGTCGAACCACTGGTCGTCAACTACCTGATAATCCTGGGTGTCTCGCAGGTCTTTATGGCCGCGGAAATCATCCTCGAAGGCGCATTCTCGGGGGCGGGGGATACCCTGCCACCGACGATTATCGGAGTCAGCTGGTCATTGTTCCGGATTCCGCTGGCGTACTTTTTGTGCTTCACACTCGATATGGGGATCACCGGTCTGTGGTGGGCGATTTCCGGGACTTCGATCATCAAAGGGTCAATGCTGATTATCTGGTTTAAACGGGGCAAATGGAAACTCAAGCAAGTCTGA